ACCTGCTGTTCGAGGTTTTGAAGCACGTGGACGCGCGTACTCTAGCTATGGCAGGGTGTGTGAACAAGCAGTGGCACAAGACGGCGCAGGACGAAAGGCTGTGGGAACTGATCTGCACGAAGCAGTGGGCGAACACTGGATGTGGGGAACAACAGCTACGATCCGTAGTTCTCGCCCTCGGTGGCTTCCGTCGCCTTCACGCCCTTTATCTCTTCCCTCTCTCCAAGCCTCAGACAtcttcctcatcttcatcctgCTCCTCCTCTCCCTGGGGCCCCACCATCCCCCAGGTCATTCGATCAAAGCCCCTACGTTTGGGGAAGGACGAGGTTCACCTCTCTCTTTCCCTTCTCTCCATTCGCTACTACGAGAAGATGAATTTCAATAACCGAACCAGATGATTCCTTATTATTCTACTATCCATGATCCATAATCCGTAATCCATTCTATGTGTTTCCTTTTCTAAACCTAATTTCGGCTTTCGACACTATTTCATTTGGTGCGATTTTTAGATTTCAGTTGCCAGATCTGCTTTTAATTCAGGCAATTAGTCTAAGCTGGATGTGTTTTGTAACCTGTATGTATGTACTTTGatttgattaataatataatatatatgaatattggaaTGTATTTGTATCTCCATGATGATGTTTTAAATATCTTGTTTTGGGGGTTGGAAGAATAGATTAGGGTGTGGATCTGAGGGGAAAAGGGAGGATTTGGGAGTTTAGGGGACAAGAATTTGGGTGAGGTTGGGAGAATTGCCGAAAGGAGCGGAAGGATGAGTGATTGGCGGTCCTGATGGTGTTTTTTCCGAATAGGCACAAGGAGACAGAGGCTGAGGTCTTCTTGTTCTGTAACAAATGTCTGCTACTGCCTATGTTTTCTGGCTCTTACTTCGGCCCAATGGGTAAAGGACACACGAATGAGTTTGCATTTCTATTGCCTCTGCAAAAGCCAAATTTTTCTTGAGGGACGATATTTGTCGTTACGAGGATCCCTATTATTTGTTTTTCCCACTGTATTTTTTCATGCTTTAGCAATATTGTAGTATTAGATCAGTGAACACGGACAAACACACTCTCTTGGACGAATATATTGTTTTCTCCTCCGTTTTTATCTATtgttcttttcatgtttttaagggcGTTAACGTTACATTGTTTACAAAAACTCTGGCAGTAAACAAGTGAAATAGGATTCTGGAGGAGTGCGATGAGACAATCTGGTCAACTAGATAATAATACTAACAGGAACAACTATGTATGTTCCGTATCCGATACAGgttaacaaattattttctttacagCTAAAATTTCCAGTGGTAATAATGACCTTATGGCGTTGGTTGTCATTAAAAAAGCGCAACACATGATATGATGGAAAAACTGGGCAAGACTAAAAGGAAATCTTGTTTAATGTTGGGTCACACGAGGCAGAGGTGTCACCCTAAATACTTTGAGAAGCAACCTGAAGCTCACCCAACAGCACGCGGGACTTTTTGCACTGACTTGTCGTCAAGAAAGACCCAACTAATGACTTTAATGGGATGAAACCGTGGAATTCAAACCTCCAACAACTTAGAGTTTGTGATTACAATTTAGAAAGAAACTAGTCTCTTGAGCCATGCGTGCTTTGTTGAACATCGATTACTATGGGTGTCGAAGCACAAGCCAGGCGGCTTAAAAAGGAGCTATCTAATTCTCATGTGGATATGAAGGAAGCTATCTAATTCTCAACGGTAGGGATTCACTCTTCCTTAACAGCGGGAATTAGAACGAGTGGTAGGAGTTGTTTGTAAAACTTTTCATTGACTGCTTGCAATTAGACATCGGTAGGAGTTCTTTGCAAAACTCTTCCTTGAACGCTTAGAATTAGAGCGATAGTTTTATTGCTTCATTCATACACCTCGTTAAAACCTCATTAACCAAAATCCTCAAAGAAAAGTACTAGTGGTAGGAAAGAGTATGTCGATTATACATTACAAtgttttaaatcaaataaaactttaaatgcGAAGCATTTCAAGTGTTGAAGACACTTTTGCCATTTGGGTGCTCAAGGAATTATGCTCCATTCTTTATATCTTTTACAATTTCGAAGGATCTTTCCCAATTCGGTGCGAGCTTATCATGTGCCGACTTTTTATGAGTttcgttgtttttttttttctaaaataggaCTTCTTCCTTGAAGTTTCTCAGCCTAATCTTGATATTGTATCTTTGTGTTATCATTCTCTTGTACGTTTCTACCTCGACAATGCCTActtccttttcctctcttaaGTTATCCAACTTCACCCTCGGTTGTGCATCGTTAAGGCTTATGCCGTTTACCTGTCTTTTAAGAGAAGGTTCACTGACCTCTACGGGAAACATGAAATTAATACCATATGTCAAGTTGAATGGTGTTTCTCCCATTGTACCATGTAGGGAACATCGGTAAGCCCATAGAACTTCAGATAGCTCATCCACCCAAGCTATTTTCGCCTCTTCTAAACGTCGCTTGAGCTCAACCACTATAGATTTGTTGAGAGCTTCAACTTGGCCGTTCATCTAAGGGTGCTCCACAAAACTAGTGACATGCTCAATGTCCAAGTTattgtagaactcctccaactTTTTGTCGATAAACAGTTAGTCGTTGTCGGTAATGATCGTGTGGGGAAGATCAAAGCGACATATGATCTTTCATACGAAGGTTTGCACCTGCTAAGTTGTCATTGTCGCTAAAAGTTTTGCCTCCACCCACTTGGTAAAGTAGTCTATAACGATGAGCATAAACTTCTTCTGAGCCCGACCGACCAGGAAAGGCCTAACAATTTCATTCCCAATTAACCGAACGACCAAGGAGAAGATAtgttatgtaattttgataaTGACACTTTGACgttattattgtattaatatGCCCTTTGAGCGGACAATCCCTCATACTACTTAAGCTCTTACGCCTAGAAGGCTCTCTATGATGTTTTGTTCTCGACTCACGCTACGAACTTCTTTCAAGGTTGTGCCTGCGAGGCGAACTCCTCTCCTCCTGCTCAATCTTGATATATTTCTTCAGGTGACCCACTCTAATAAACTCTTTTATCTTGTCATATAGGATGGTGTACTCCTACGTTGTATGTCCCATATTCTTGTGAAATAGACAATGTTTATTGCTATCAACATTTCAAGGAGTAGGCTTCTTCTAAGGAGGAGACAAGACACTCAAAGCTTCTTTGAGGATCCTTGCCCATGTTGCATTGAGAGGAATATACTAATAAAAGCATGGCCCTTTGGTTGGCTCCTTGGAGTGGGTATCATACCCTTTCCTAACCGGACAAGGCTTTTTGTCTCATATGTCTCTGAAAGTCCTGAATCTCTTCCACCTGCATGAACTGAACGACTTCCTACCTCAGTTCGTCTGTGTTCTCTATTGGCCTCATGCAAAGGTTATCATCAAAAGGTCTATGTCGTAAGGTCATCATCATGTGATGCATGGTCACCTTATGACTAAGGTTTTGGATATGCCTTGTCACCTTTCCAAATCATTCCATGAACACTTGGAATGATTCCTCCTTCTCTTGTCTAACTTTCACTAAGACAATGGATGTTAAGTGATATGGTCAACTTGTTATAAATTGTGCGGTGACAAAGTTATCAATAGAATTGAGTGGAAAGGAATTAAACTAGGCCAACACTTCTCCCCCTTCAgcatgatgaagaagaatataCACTATATGAGATCATTCAAGGTGTAGAATGCCATTTGGTTCATGAACATTCTCATATGTTTGTCAAGATCAATAAAGTCGTCATACTTCTAAAAAACTGACAAGATCCACATGTCCGACAAGGGAGTCTccgttattttacttttttactttgACATATATAATTGCTTTTAAAAAgtaagtatatatttataattaaatatattccCATATATCTACtatatttttacactttttatatgataaattagaATTTGAGCAATATTTGAGCAATGCATCAAAAGTTATAGTTATTGTAAAAGTTccattcaatttttcttatgGTTAAATATAAGTGCTACTTTTTTCCTCCCCAAATTTAATAGTCATATCCAATGTCTAAATTCTATTAAACTTGTCTTCAACTAAACCATCATGAAATAACATACTATCTAAAATATAGGACAATACTATCACCAAATAGTCAATCAagatgtttgataaaaaaaaaataataatataggaaTCTGCTAAATACTGTTAGGATTTGGCAGACAGGTTGACTCCTGGATGGAGGTCAGAGCAAATAGATATTATTAAAGTCAATAAGCGAACAACCTAATCCCACTGAATCTCTCTGTAAAAAGTCCACTCAGAAGGATTCAATGTAGTTTTGCCATCAGCAGCAACCAGATCATATGGTGAGTCTTCTGCAAATTCAGTGGACAAAGATTTCCAGTGGAGGCATGGCTCCCAGTCAGCCTCCTTAAGCACGTTCAGTATCTCTTTCACCACTATTTTGCTTCCCTCCGCTGCTAAATGGATACCATCACTGCAAAATTCATTGAAGATGACAACAATTATGGATATTTTTTAGGTAAACTAGTCTATTTACAGCATTCTCATTCACAAgttctttaatatatttcacAAGAGATCAGAACAAGCAACGATTTCAAGCATAAggagataaaaagaagaatcGCATGAACTTTGGTTTTAGCACGGGTCTGACTTTATTGTTAACtctattttagatttttctaaaactaaatATGGAGTGCATATAAATTATTCCATGTGGTCCTTAGAATGTTTGGTTTACATCACTTTGGCCCCTGACTCCCTGAGAGATATGTGCATCAATTTAGTGCCTCAGGTCGTGGAAATTAAGACAGAAATCATCCTTCTATGCACAAAAGGCAGGATTTAGGGACTAATTTgatgtcatttttcttttaatgagtATCTAAATTGATGTCAATTTATTTAGAGGACATGTAATCTCCAACTTTCCATAACTACATTAATATCTCTTATTTATTAAGATCAAAAGCCAATTCAATGTCATATTAATCTTTCAAGCATCAATGGTTTAAATTTTATGGACATAAAAGCCCAGTGAATTGAAGATAAATGCGAGTTCAAATTAACAGAAAGATAGCATCAGTCAACATGCCTTTAAGATGGAAGATTTCAGGAATGATCTTGAAAAGAAAGCAAGATGCCGGGAAAGAGCAACTAATGGATTTGGGTACTAAACAATTAGATTTCTATATGACACCATTCTGAAATctcataatattttagaaaaataaaagataagtcGTAGAGGTAATGAAACTTACGTAAAACAAGCATTCCTCCAGTCATCTCTCTTCTGTAATGCATTAAAAAGATCAACAACTTTGACATCCAGTTCCTTGCATAGCTTAATACAAGCTTCTGAATAGCTTTGGCACAATTCATTCGTTCTTACCAGCTCACTAAGAACTCCACTGATTaagaaatggaaataaaaagataacatTGGAAACTTTATAATTATCTGAATAAGTAAACTACAGAATtgaaaatgtgaaagaaaaaatatcttcaGGCTACCTAGTGTTTCCAC
The sequence above is drawn from the Vigna radiata var. radiata cultivar VC1973A chromosome 3, Vradiata_ver6, whole genome shotgun sequence genome and encodes:
- the LOC106757921 gene encoding F-box protein GID2 codes for the protein MKRPLLSATSHHDETKMKKAKAVVIEDGDEEGDHVEGLGCFDDNLLFEVLKHVDARTLAMAGCVNKQWHKTAQDERLWELICTKQWANTGCGEQQLRSVVLALGGFRRLHALYLFPLSKPQTSSSSSSCSSSPWGPTIPQVIRSKPLRLGKDEVHLSLSLLSIRYYEKMNFNNRTR